Proteins encoded in a region of the candidate division WOR-3 bacterium genome:
- the def gene encoding peptide deformylase, translated as MNLKILKYPDPILRKTAEPVKAISKEVFELVDNMIETMLKEEGVGLAATQVGSLLRIFTLNTTPHEEQAKPVAFINPVILKQEGEVVEEEGCLSFPELYLKIKRSEWVQLQAKNLYNEDLVYETSGLLARAVQHEIDHLNGVLIIDHPAEVDEEKVKAYLAKLKETGDGV; from the coding sequence TTGAATTTAAAGATACTGAAATATCCAGATCCAATATTAAGAAAAACGGCTGAGCCGGTTAAGGCTATTTCTAAAGAGGTTTTTGAATTGGTCGATAATATGATTGAAACCATGCTCAAGGAAGAGGGCGTAGGCCTTGCAGCTACTCAAGTAGGGTCGTTGTTAAGGATTTTCACACTCAACACGACTCCCCATGAGGAACAAGCCAAGCCGGTCGCGTTCATAAATCCTGTAATTCTCAAACAGGAAGGTGAAGTGGTGGAGGAAGAAGGCTGTCTGAGTTTTCCTGAGTTGTATTTGAAGATCAAGAGGTCGGAATGGGTACAGCTGCAGGCGAAGAATTTATATAATGAAGATCTGGTATACGAGACAAGCGGATTACTGGCAAGGGCCGTTCAACATGAAATCGACCATTTAAACGGTGTGCTCATCATCGACCATCCGGCTGAGGTGGATGAAGAGAAGGTGAAGGCATATCTTGCGAAATTGAAAGAAACCGGTGATGGAGTATAG
- the glmM gene encoding phosphoglucosamine mutase, with protein MPLIFSISGLRGIVGRDLTPHIIYQYAVLFGRYVKPGRVVVGRDARGSGIAFRDAVIQGLISADCSVVDLGIVPTPTVVFMVKSLKANGGIAVTASHNPSNWNALKFISEEGRFFNGREFKRFKRFIDGRDVYQEISSSGFERSSVDGVGKQITKIKHALRMDSKAGASLRVAVDAVNGAGSIALPELLEALGCRVYRYNCRFSSDFPRGPEPTPENIKGLCRFVKEKGLDLGFACDPDCDRLSVVDEQGRAVGEEKTLVLATDLILSRTKGNVVTNLSTTALMDFITKKYNCRLFRTGVGEANVVAKMLKVNGVIGGEGNGGVIYPRINLTRDALVGAALIIKLLRRRNKRLSEIIDLYPKYYMIKKKVRINAEIFERRKKKIIKKFPGRINTLDGLRITRPDYWLHIRPSQTEPLVRIIGEGVDKRRINGYIREIKEILS; from the coding sequence ATGCCGTTGATCTTCAGCATTTCAGGACTGCGTGGTATTGTGGGCAGGGATTTGACCCCCCATATAATTTACCAGTATGCCGTTCTGTTCGGCAGGTATGTGAAACCGGGCAGGGTGGTGGTCGGTCGGGATGCAAGGGGGTCGGGCATAGCCTTCCGCGATGCCGTAATTCAGGGATTGATTAGTGCCGATTGCAGTGTGGTGGACTTGGGCATTGTTCCGACACCCACTGTTGTCTTTATGGTCAAGTCATTAAAGGCAAACGGCGGTATCGCGGTCACGGCGAGCCACAATCCATCAAATTGGAATGCATTGAAGTTCATCTCCGAAGAAGGCAGGTTTTTCAATGGACGGGAATTCAAGAGATTTAAGAGATTTATCGACGGAAGGGATGTCTACCAGGAGATTTCTTCTTCTGGTTTTGAAAGATCGTCTGTTGATGGAGTCGGAAAACAGATTACAAAGATCAAACATGCGCTGCGCATGGATTCAAAGGCGGGTGCGTCTTTGAGAGTCGCGGTTGATGCTGTAAACGGCGCCGGTTCAATTGCACTGCCCGAACTGCTCGAGGCTCTGGGCTGCAGAGTTTACAGATACAACTGCAGATTCAGTTCTGATTTTCCCCGGGGCCCGGAACCCACACCGGAGAACATCAAGGGATTATGCCGTTTTGTGAAAGAGAAGGGGTTGGACCTCGGTTTCGCCTGTGACCCTGATTGTGACCGACTCTCTGTTGTTGATGAACAAGGCAGGGCGGTCGGCGAAGAGAAGACATTGGTTCTGGCGACTGACTTAATATTGAGCAGGACAAAGGGGAATGTGGTGACCAATCTGTCCACCACTGCATTGATGGACTTTATCACCAAAAAGTATAATTGCCGATTGTTCCGAACCGGTGTCGGTGAGGCGAATGTCGTGGCGAAGATGTTGAAGGTGAACGGCGTGATCGGTGGAGAAGGTAATGGAGGGGTTATTTATCCTCGGATAAATCTGACACGCGACGCTCTGGTCGGCGCGGCCCTGATCATAAAATTACTGAGGCGACGTAATAAGAGGTTGTCGGAGATCATAGATCTGTATCCGAAATATTATATGATAAAGAAGAAGGTGCGGATAAACGCGGAGATCTTTGAGAGGCGGAAGAAGAAGATCATCAAAAAGTTTCCCGGCAGAATAAATACTCTTGATGGATTGAGAATCACTCGCCCTGATTACTGGTTGCATATCAGACCGTCACAGACCGAACCGCTTGTCCGAATCATCGGAGAAGGTGTTGATAAAAGACGGATCAACGGATACATTAGAGAGATAAAAGAGATTCTCAGTTAG
- the yajC gene encoding preprotein translocase subunit YajC has protein sequence MFLFLFQQTCEQSGQQQSNPLMSFLPLILIFVVFYFLLILPQQKKQKQHRKLLEALKKDDRVVTSSGIYGTIANVKERTVMLVIADGVKIEIEKGHIVNVLNKARDMSQESK, from the coding sequence ATGTTCTTATTTCTGTTTCAGCAGACGTGTGAGCAGAGCGGTCAGCAGCAGAGTAATCCATTGATGAGTTTTCTGCCTCTGATACTTATCTTTGTCGTATTCTATTTCCTCTTGATCCTGCCTCAGCAGAAGAAGCAGAAACAGCATCGTAAATTGCTGGAGGCACTGAAGAAAGATGATCGTGTGGTTACATCTTCAGGGATATACGGAACAATCGCCAACGTCAAAGAGCGAACCGTCATGCTGGTTATCGCCGATGGTGTAAAGATCGAGATTGAAAAGGGACACATTGTAAATGTTTTGAATAAAGCAAGAGATATGTCCCAGGAGAGCAAATAG
- the surE gene encoding 5'/3'-nucleotidase SurE, with the protein MALILLTNDDGYDALGFQALYKELKKDFEVFAVAPRFQQSGASHSLTLRRPIRVEKIRDRFYTIDGTPTDCVLLAYHDLIKMNIDMVVAGINHGPNMGSDVFYSGTVAAALQGATLGINSIAISLSSREYNNFSSAVKYSRNLIKRLLEIKIRRLVLNVNIPEGRLKGEKITKMGKRIYRDKVIRNSEKENVMYSVINGTLSYKIAADTDFKAVKEHYVSITPLKLDLTDYEGMEELQQFLVK; encoded by the coding sequence ATGGCATTGATTTTGTTGACAAACGACGACGGATACGACGCCCTGGGCTTTCAGGCACTTTATAAAGAACTCAAAAAAGATTTTGAAGTCTTCGCCGTGGCTCCCCGTTTTCAGCAGAGCGGAGCCAGCCATTCTTTGACACTGAGGCGTCCGATACGGGTGGAGAAGATACGCGACAGGTTCTATACCATTGACGGGACACCTACTGATTGTGTTCTTCTGGCATACCATGATTTGATCAAGATGAATATCGATATGGTGGTCGCCGGAATAAACCACGGTCCGAATATGGGAAGTGATGTCTTTTATTCAGGAACCGTGGCGGCGGCGCTCCAGGGTGCGACATTGGGGATCAATTCGATCGCGATTTCCCTGTCGTCCCGTGAATATAATAATTTTTCATCGGCGGTTAAGTATTCCCGAAATTTAATAAAACGATTGCTCGAGATAAAGATCCGCCGATTGGTGCTCAATGTGAATATCCCCGAGGGAAGGTTGAAGGGTGAGAAGATAACCAAGATGGGTAAGAGAATCTACCGGGATAAGGTAATCAGAAACAGTGAAAAGGAGAACGTTATGTATAGTGTGATCAACGGCACTCTCTCTTACAAGATCGCCGCTGATACGGATTTTAAGGCGGTTAAAGAACATTATGTATCGATAACCCCTCTGAAATTGGATTTGACCGATTATGAAGGGATGGAAGAACTTCAACAATTTTTAGTGAAATAG
- a CDS encoding glycosyltransferase family 2 protein: MTFNDCGIELGVDLEKTGVVIPALNAEKTIGAVLDALLKYGFKKENIIVIDDGSTDQTSEVVAGFGVALLKNEKNLGKGAALKRGFEKARLMRLQGVFTLDADGQHRVEEINNFLELCNGYDLIIGMRRDVLKMPSLRRLVNRITSLVISVLSQKSIPDVQCGFRYINLRIFEKVFLKTNNYQTESEMVFKAIKNDYHIGFIPITTVYNNESSYIHPVIDTIRFIKMAVGLLWH, from the coding sequence TTGACATTTAATGATTGTGGAATAGAATTGGGTGTGGATTTGGAAAAGACGGGAGTCGTCATTCCCGCACTGAACGCGGAGAAGACAATCGGTGCGGTGCTTGATGCTTTGCTTAAGTATGGTTTTAAAAAGGAAAATATCATCGTGATTGACGACGGTTCGACTGATCAGACTTCAGAGGTTGTCGCGGGATTCGGTGTGGCGTTGCTCAAGAATGAAAAAAATCTCGGTAAGGGAGCGGCATTGAAACGTGGTTTTGAAAAAGCCAGATTGATGCGTTTGCAGGGTGTTTTCACGCTCGACGCCGACGGCCAGCATCGGGTTGAGGAGATCAATAATTTTTTGGAGCTCTGTAACGGCTATGATTTGATTATCGGTATGCGGCGCGATGTTCTTAAGATGCCTTCGTTAAGGCGGCTTGTAAATCGAATCACTTCACTGGTGATTTCGGTGCTTTCGCAAAAAAGCATACCCGATGTGCAGTGCGGCTTTCGATATATAAATTTAAGGATATTTGAAAAGGTCTTTTTGAAGACGAACAATTATCAGACAGAATCAGAGATGGTCTTTAAGGCGATAAAGAACGATTATCATATCGGTTTTATTCCGATAACGACCGTCTATAATAACGAGAGCAGTTATATTCATCCGGTGATTGATACAATCAGATTCATCAAGATGGCGGTGGGGTTGTTATGGCATTGA
- a CDS encoding type II toxin-antitoxin system RelE/ParE family toxin, whose product MILSPRTEKFLDSIHKHNRRSFKYLMQALDKIAENPYTAKPLLGSLKGYYSYRVGNHRIIFEINKKKSEIYVEKIAHRSVVYKR is encoded by the coding sequence ATTATCCTTTCTCCCCGTACTGAAAAATTTTTGGATAGCATCCACAAACATAATCGTCGATCATTTAAATACTTAATGCAAGCCTTAGACAAGATTGCCGAGAACCCCTATACAGCAAAGCCTTTGCTTGGGAGCCTTAAAGGTTATTACTCGTATCGTGTGGGTAATCACCGAATTATATTTGAAATTAATAAAAAAAAGTCAGAAATTTATGTCGAGAAGATTGCCCATCGCAGTGTTGTTTACAAACGATAG